From the Chryseobacterium sp. G0201 genome, the window TCGGGCTTCCACTTTTTAAATTTATGTTTTGTAGATTATTATTAAAGCCACAGTCTATCGTGTAAAGAACCGGATTATGGCTAAGATCTAATGATTGCAAAAGGTTTTTAGTGCATTGTAATTGTGCAAGAGCAGTATTTTGACTAAGATCTAATGTCTGAAATTTATTTTCATCACATCTTAACAATTGTAATGAGCTTAGAGATGAGATGTCAATTGAACTGAATTTATTCTTATATATGTCTAAAATTAAAAGGCTCGGAAGATTATTTGCTGTTAAGTTTGTAAGATTACTGTTATTATTTAATACCAATCTTTCTAATGTGGCACAATTGGTGGCACTTACAGTCGTTAAAGCTCCATTATCTGAACATGTAAATTTCCAAAGTGCCGGAAGATTCGCAACGCTTACATTGGAAAGACCGGATCCTGATATAGAAACTGAATACAGTTGATTTGATCCCTGAAAATTGATGTTTTGTAATTGATAATTACTTAAAAGATCAACATTTTTAAGATTAGCAAAATTTGATAAATTAAGCGTAGCTATTTTTGTAGCTTGTAGAGAAAGCCCCACAAGTGCAGGACAATTAGTAACATCAAGCTGATTCATGTTTCCGCTAAATACAGTGATGTTTTTAATTGAGGAAGAAACCGGGCTTAAAGAAGTTAATGCTGCACAGCTCGTAATTTTTAAATTCTCAAGGTTTGTACAATTTGCGATGTTAATTGATGTCAAATTATTTAAAGCCTGAATTGTTAGATAATTTAGATTGCTCAGGCCGCTTACATTAATAGTTGGAGCAGCAAGACCAAATAACGTTAATGATCGAAGATTTGAAAAACTTTGAATTCCTGTGATATCTGTGATTGAAGAAACGGAAACGGTAAGGAAAGCTACATTGGCAGCTTCTGAAACTTCAATTTCTCCGTTGCTGTTGGCATCAATTTTTATAGCTTGTCCCGAAATATTACTTGCGATCTGGTTGTTTGTTGTGACATTCGCAGACAGTAATCTTGCTTTAAAAACCGGATCCGGAATATTCACAATCTGCGCCTGAAACACAGCAAACAAAATCATTGAAATGATTAAGTAGATTTTTTTCATGTATTATTAGTTATTTATAATTAAAAAGCAAAAGTAAGCCATTGAAATTGAATCTCAATGGCTTAATATGTTAAAATATTTTCAAAGATTTTACTGTTTCTCAATCAAATCCAAAAACTGCTGTTCATCCAAAATCTCAATCGTTCCGATGTCCTGAGCTTTTTTCAGCTTACTTCCGGCTTTTTCACCGACAACAAGGAAATTAAGGTTCTTAGAAACTGCAGAAATATTTTTTCCGCCGTGCTTTTCTACCATATCTTCAGCGGATTCTCTTGTGAATAAAGATAATTTTCCGGTAAAAAGGAAAGTTTTTCCATCCAAAACATTGGATAAAACTTCATTTGTATTTTCTCCTTTTTCAAGCTGAACACCGTAAGATTTTAAGCGTTCAAGCATCAAAATATTTTCAGAATTTGCAAAGAAATCAACGATGCTTACCGCGATTTTGGTTCCGATATCTTCAACCTGACAAAGTTCTTCTGCAGTCGCAGCTTTTAAATCATCAATCGTAGCAAAATTTTTGACTAACTTCTTGGCAACCGTTTCTCCAACATGTTTTATACCAATTCCGTACAATACTTTTTCAAACTGAATTTCTTTAGAATTTTCGATTCCCGTAATGATGTTCTGAGCAGATTTTTCCGCCATTCTTTCCAATGGAAGAAGTTGTTCTTTCGTTAAAGTGTAAAAATCAGCAGGATTTTCTACTAATTTTTCTCTGTAAAGCTGTTCGATCGTCTCACTTCCAAGATTATCAATATTTAAAGCTTTTCTTGAAACATAATGAATCATTCTTCCCACAACCTGTGGCGGACAATGAAGTTCATTTGGACAAAAATGAATGGCCTGATCTATAATTTTCACCAATTCCGTTCCGCATTCAGGACAGTTTTTAATGTATTCAATTTCTTTACTTTCAGAAGTTCTTTTTTCTGTGTTTATGCCTACAATTTTAGGAATAATTTCACCTCCTTTTTCTACATAGACGAAATCGTTTTCATGAAGATCTAGTTTTTTAATAATATCTTCATTATGCAGAGATGCTCTTTTTACAATCGTTCCCGCTAATAAAACAGGTTTCAGATTGGCAACAGGAGTAATCGCTCCGGTTCTTCCGACTTGATAAGAAACGCTTTTTAATTCGGTTTCTACTTTTTCAGCTTTAAATTTATAAGCCATTGCCCAACGTGGAGATTTTGCGGTGTATCCAAGTTGTCTTTGTTGTTGTAATGAATTGACTTTTAGAACAATTCCGTCAATCTCAAAAGGTAAATTATGACGTTCTGTATCCCAAAAATTGATAAATTCTTTCACTTCATCCATCGTAGAACAAAGTTTTGCTTGTTGAGATGTTTTGAAACCCCATCCCTGCGCTTTTTGAAGTAGTTCCCAATGCGTTTCTGCAGGAACTTCTTCCGAAATATATTGATATAAAACCGAAGAAAGAGAACGTTTTCTCACTTCCGCGCTGTCCTGCATTTTTAAACTTCCACTCGCTGTATTTCGAGGATTCATAAAAGGATCTAAACCTTCTTCTTCACGCAGTTTATTAAGTTTGTCGAAATTTTTTCTTGTTAAATAAATCTCTCCACGCATGAAAAACTGATTCGGAAAATCTCCTTTTAACGTCAAAGGAATATCCGAAATCGTTCTCACGTTTGCAGTGATTTCATCTCCCTGAAAACCATCTCCACGCGTCACTGCCTGAACCAATTTTCCCTTTTCATACAAAATAGAAATTGAAGCACCGTCATATTTTAATTCCGCTACAAATTCTACAGGATCATCAATTGTTTTAATGATTCTTTTTTCCCAATCTTCAAGATCATCAAAATCATAAGAGTTGTCAAGAGAATACATCCTGAATTTATGTTGAACGGTCGGAAAATTCTTCGTTACAGCTCCGCCAACACGCAAAGTAGGTGAGTTGATATCATTAAATTCCGGATACTGCGCTTCAAGATCCTGAAGTTCTTTTAATTGAGTGTCAAATTCAAAATCTGAGATGGTGGCCTCATCAAGAATGTAGTAATTATAATTATGCTGATGCAGCTCTTCACGAAGCTTTTCTATCTTTTGTTGAATGTTTTCAGGCATTGCTATTCTATCTTTTAAGCAAAAATAACTAAACTAATTGCATTTAAAAAAATAAGACAATTAAATATTTTGAGAAAATTAATATCACGTAACATATTCCAACGAATTGATTGTGTATAGAATAAATTTCATGTTAAAACTAATTTAACATAATGTTCCAATAAAGTTTAAAAAATGTTAAAACTCCCGTAAACAGACGGCTCGTAAAGTCATGATACCTTTGCACAGCTAATTTGAAGATATGAAAAAAGTAAAGATTGTATTAGGGTTGTTATTCCTGAGTTTTGGAACGATGGCATATGCACAGACCACTCAGGCATCTATTGTCGGAAAGGTTATTAATGCAGCAAACAGCGCTCAGGAGAAAGTAAAAGTCACGATTATTAATGAGTCAACAGGTTTTAAAACTGAAACTGAGACAAATTCAAAAGGAGAGTATATTTTTAAAGAAATTCCTCTTGGTGGACCTTACACGGTGATCGTAAATGATGAGAAAAAGGAAGGTTACACGGTGAATTTTGGTGATCAGGTAACGGTGAATGTTGACTTGGCAAATAGAGAAAAAAATATTGAAGAAGTTGTCATCACAGGAAACCTGAAAAACAAAATCGGGAATTTAGGTGCTGCAACAGCTATTTCTGCTAAGAATATCGGGATCTTACCCGTGAACGGAAGAAATTTCAACAATCTTACGGAACTTTCTCCATTAAGTGGAAAAGGTGGTAATTTATCCGGACAATTAGGATCTTCTACTAATTTTACGATTGACGGGATGACCGCGAAAAATCCAACATCTGCGGGAGCTACAACAAGCCGAAGCGGTGCACCATTTTCAATCTCGATCGAAGCAGTTCGTGAATTTAAAATTACAACCAACCAATATGATGTTACGCTGGGAAGAAGCGGTGGTGGTACGGTAAGTGCCGTTACAAAATCAGGGACGAATAAATTTTCAGGAAGTGCTTGGGAATATCTTAGAACAAATTGGCTTTCAAGTCCGTATGACATCAGAGGGAATAAAAGAACAAATGATTTCTCAACTTCACAGTTCGGATTTTCATTGGGTGGACCGATCATTAAAAATAAATTACACTTTTTTGTAGCGTGGGATCATCAGTTGGATTCAAGGCCATTGGTGATTGCGGATGTTCAATCAAAAGAAGACGCTTTAAGATTTGGGGTTACAAATGAAACGCTTAATCAGGTGTTAGACATCGGAAGATCAAAATACGGTGTTGGAAATTCACCACAATTCGGGACTTTTGATAAAGTGAGAAACTCTGATGCAGGTTTTTTACGTTTAGACTGGCAGATTAACCCTAAAAACTTGTTAACCATAAGAAATAACTTTACGTACGATTTAAACAAAAACGGATTGACTGATAACACGGCAATCAATTTCTTTGAATCTTATGCGAATGATAAAAACTTAGATAACAGTTTGTTATTGACATTGAGATCAAACTTAAAACCTAATGTAACTAACGAATTAAAAGCGCAATATTTATATACTTTCCAAGATAGTTATCAGAATGATCAATTGGGACATCCGGTTCCAAGAGCTATTGTGGAACGCGTGCAATCGGTTATTGATGATAAGAATAAACCAACGACAAGTTTCCAGATCGGAGGGCATCGTTTTGCCCAGGAGGGGTTTAGAAATAATGTATTCCAGATTGTGGATAACTTATATTACAACACAGATAAAATTAAATATACTTTTGGCGCAGACTTAATGTATACTGGTTCAAAATCAATATACGGAAGTGAGGTTAACGGGAGATTTCATTTTGATGGGTTAACCAATTTTAATAACCTTGTTTCAAACAGATTTTATAGAGAAGTTCCTTTGGTGGATGATACTTCTGTAAAATCTAACATTTGGAATGTTGGTATTTATGGACAAATTCAAACCAAAATTGCAAAAGGCCTTGATTTAATGGCTGGTTTAAGACTAGATTACGGTGGTTATCCGAAAGCTGAATTTAACCAGAAATTATTTGATGAAATGGGAATCAGAACGGATAATCAGATCAAATCATTTGTGATTCAACCAAGATTTCAGTTTGAATGGAATATCAACGAGGGAAATAAAGATTTCTTGAAATTCGGAGCCGGGATCTTCTCTTCGGATATTAATAATTACATGGTCATCAATAATTTAGTTTTTGATGGAAAGCATTTGGCAACAGTAGATGTTAATCCTTCAAAAATTGGTTTAACTCCTGATTTTATAAACTATAGAAATGACTACGGGACAGTTCCTACACTTGCTCAATATCAGCTTCCAACGATCAACTATACAGGGGAAGATGCTAAAATCCCGATCGTTTACAAAGCAAATATTTCTTACACTCACTTCTTTAATGAAAGATTCAGAGCCGGAGTTGCGGGGTATATGGCTTTAGGAAGAAACAATTATTTCTATTATGACAGAAATATGGTAGCAAATCCTTTTTTCACGTTGGATAATGAAGGTGGAAGAGGTGTATTTGTTCCTGTAAGTACAATAGATCCTACAAATGGAAGAGTTGACTGGAAAGAAGGGACGATCAACAAAAAATTTGGAAGAGTATTGGAACTTGTGAGTGACGGTAAAGTAAACCAGTTCTCATTCGTTGTTGATACAAGTTACCGTTATTGGAGAGACGGAGAAATTACCGCAAGTTACACATGGTCTGATATTAAAGACAATACTTCTTATAATGGAAATGTGGCCAATTCAGCGACATTGTCTACGCTTGTTCAGAGTGATCCGAGAGATTTGAGGATGACATATTCGGATAATCAGTTCCGTAATAAAGTTGTGTTGTACGGAAATTCACCAACGATTGCAGGATTTACAATAGGTTTAAGATATTCAGGAATTGGAGGAACGCGTTTCTCTCTGACTTCCGGAGGTAACATCAATGGAGATTTCGTTGATACTAATGATTTGGCGTATATTTTCCCGAATCTTACTCAGTCGTTGCTTGATGATCCTGAAGTTGGTAAAGCGTTAAAAGATTACATTACAGATTGTAATAACAATATTGCAGAAAGAAATGGTGGTAAAAACGGATTTTATGGAGTTTGGGACGTTCGTGTTGCGAAAAAAATAAAATTTGATAAAATTGGAGCATTTGAACTTTCGGTTGATATTTTTAACCTTGCTAATTTACTGAACAAAGAATGGGGTGTAAACAAATCATACGGAAACACTGCATTGTACAGAATTAAAAAGTTTGATCCGGTTACAAAACAGTTTGAATATGATAGAAATACCAGTGGTTTAGCACCTTTATCGGGAAATCCATATCAAATTCAGATCGGAGCGAAGTATAGTTTTTAAACAAAAAATATAAATGGTGAATGGTCAATTTTGCTTTGCAAGTTAATCGTTAATTATAAAATATTTACATTAAAAATTGACAACGAAGTTAATTCACTATTGACCATTCACT encodes:
- the ligA gene encoding NAD-dependent DNA ligase LigA produces the protein MPENIQQKIEKLREELHQHNYNYYILDEATISDFEFDTQLKELQDLEAQYPEFNDINSPTLRVGGAVTKNFPTVQHKFRMYSLDNSYDFDDLEDWEKRIIKTIDDPVEFVAELKYDGASISILYEKGKLVQAVTRGDGFQGDEITANVRTISDIPLTLKGDFPNQFFMRGEIYLTRKNFDKLNKLREEEGLDPFMNPRNTASGSLKMQDSAEVRKRSLSSVLYQYISEEVPAETHWELLQKAQGWGFKTSQQAKLCSTMDEVKEFINFWDTERHNLPFEIDGIVLKVNSLQQQRQLGYTAKSPRWAMAYKFKAEKVETELKSVSYQVGRTGAITPVANLKPVLLAGTIVKRASLHNEDIIKKLDLHENDFVYVEKGGEIIPKIVGINTEKRTSESKEIEYIKNCPECGTELVKIIDQAIHFCPNELHCPPQVVGRMIHYVSRKALNIDNLGSETIEQLYREKLVENPADFYTLTKEQLLPLERMAEKSAQNIITGIENSKEIQFEKVLYGIGIKHVGETVAKKLVKNFATIDDLKAATAEELCQVEDIGTKIAVSIVDFFANSENILMLERLKSYGVQLEKGENTNEVLSNVLDGKTFLFTGKLSLFTRESAEDMVEKHGGKNISAVSKNLNFLVVGEKAGSKLKKAQDIGTIEILDEQQFLDLIEKQ
- a CDS encoding TonB-dependent receptor; the protein is MKKVKIVLGLLFLSFGTMAYAQTTQASIVGKVINAANSAQEKVKVTIINESTGFKTETETNSKGEYIFKEIPLGGPYTVIVNDEKKEGYTVNFGDQVTVNVDLANREKNIEEVVITGNLKNKIGNLGAATAISAKNIGILPVNGRNFNNLTELSPLSGKGGNLSGQLGSSTNFTIDGMTAKNPTSAGATTSRSGAPFSISIEAVREFKITTNQYDVTLGRSGGGTVSAVTKSGTNKFSGSAWEYLRTNWLSSPYDIRGNKRTNDFSTSQFGFSLGGPIIKNKLHFFVAWDHQLDSRPLVIADVQSKEDALRFGVTNETLNQVLDIGRSKYGVGNSPQFGTFDKVRNSDAGFLRLDWQINPKNLLTIRNNFTYDLNKNGLTDNTAINFFESYANDKNLDNSLLLTLRSNLKPNVTNELKAQYLYTFQDSYQNDQLGHPVPRAIVERVQSVIDDKNKPTTSFQIGGHRFAQEGFRNNVFQIVDNLYYNTDKIKYTFGADLMYTGSKSIYGSEVNGRFHFDGLTNFNNLVSNRFYREVPLVDDTSVKSNIWNVGIYGQIQTKIAKGLDLMAGLRLDYGGYPKAEFNQKLFDEMGIRTDNQIKSFVIQPRFQFEWNINEGNKDFLKFGAGIFSSDINNYMVINNLVFDGKHLATVDVNPSKIGLTPDFINYRNDYGTVPTLAQYQLPTINYTGEDAKIPIVYKANISYTHFFNERFRAGVAGYMALGRNNYFYYDRNMVANPFFTLDNEGGRGVFVPVSTIDPTNGRVDWKEGTINKKFGRVLELVSDGKVNQFSFVVDTSYRYWRDGEITASYTWSDIKDNTSYNGNVANSATLSTLVQSDPRDLRMTYSDNQFRNKVVLYGNSPTIAGFTIGLRYSGIGGTRFSLTSGGNINGDFVDTNDLAYIFPNLTQSLLDDPEVGKALKDYITDCNNNIAERNGGKNGFYGVWDVRVAKKIKFDKIGAFELSVDIFNLANLLNKEWGVNKSYGNTALYRIKKFDPVTKQFEYDRNTSGLAPLSGNPYQIQIGAKYSF